GGCGCTGCTCGCCGTCCCGCTCACCGTCCTGCTGGTCACCCGCCGCGCGCTGCCGCTGGTGGTCGGGGTGCTGGCGGTGCTGCTGCTCGCGGCGGGCACCCTGCCCGCCCGGGCGGTCGCCACCACCCCCACCGGCGACGGCCCGGTGCTGACGGTGCTCGCCGTCAACGTCTACGAGGGCCGGGCCGACGTGGAGCAGGTGGCCGCGCTGATCGCCGCCGAGCAGCCGGACCTGGTGTCGGTCCCGGAGGCGGGCCCGCGCTTCCGCGCGCTGCTGGCGCCGCTGGTGGAGCCGCTGGGCTACCGGTCCTACGGCTCCACCGAGAGCGGCCCCGACGTGTCCGGCGTCAGCGCGCTGGCCGCTGCGCGGCTCGGCGACCTGACCGCGGGCGTCGACGACGGCACGCCGGAGCCGTCGGTGGTGCTCACCGGCGGCGCGCTGGGTGAGCTGCGGTTCGTGGCGTTCCACTCCGCCGCCCCGACGCCCCGCGGGCTGCCCCAGTGGGTGGCCGACCAGGCCCACGTGGCCACCTGGTGCGCCGGGCCGACCCCCGCCGTGGTGGCGGGCGACTTCAACGCCGGCCTCGACCACTCGCCGTTCCGCGCCGGCACCGCCGGGTGCGGCGACGCCGCCGAGCAGGCGGGAGCGGGGCTGGTCGGCACCTGGCCGTCCGGCGTCCCCCGCCCGATCGGCACCCAGATCGACCACGTGGTCGCCACCGACGGCATCACCGCGGAGTCGTTCACGGTCCACGACGTGGCCGGCAGCGACCACCGGGCCGTGGTGGCCCGGCTCCGGCTCCCCGGGCCGGGCGTGTCCGGCTAGAGCGTGCCGGCCACCGTCTCGGCGATCTCGTAGGTGTTGAGCGCCGCGCCCTTGCGGAGGTTGTCGCCGCAGACGAACAGCTCCAGGGTGTCGGGGAAGTCCAGCGCCTGCCGGATCCGCCCGACGACCGTCGGGTCGCCGCCCACCGCGTCGGCGGGCGTCGGCCACTCCCCGGCGGCCGGGTCGTCGCGCAGCACGATCGTCGGCTGCGCGCCGAGGACCTTGTGCGCGGCGTCCACGGTGACCTCGCGGGAGAAGGTGGCGTGCACCGCGAGCGCGTGCGTCGTGATGACGGGCACGCGCACGCAGGTGGCCGACACCTTGAGGTCGGGGATGCCGAGGATCTTGCGCGACTCGTTGCGCACCTTGAGCTCCTCGGAGCTCCAGCCGTCGTCCTTGAGCGAGCCCGCCCACGGCACGACGTTGAGCACGAGCGGGGCGGGGAACGGCGAGTCGGTGCCCAGCCCGGCCTCGGCGAGCGCCTCGGCGACGTCACCGCTGCGCGACCCGACGTCCTTGCCCGCGACGGCCGCGATCTCGGCCTGCAGGCGGTCGATGCCGCCCTGGCCCGCTCCGGACGCCGCCTGGTAGGACGAGACGACCAGCGCGGTGAGGCCGAACTCGCGGTGCAGCGCCCCCATCGCCGCCATCATCGACAGGGTCGTGCAGTTGGGGTTGGCGATGATCCCCTTGGGCCGGTTCGCGGCCTCGTCGGCGTTGACCTCGGGCACCACCAGCGGCACCTCGGGGTCCATCCGGAACGCGCCGGAGTTGTCGACGGCCACGGCCCCGCGCGACGCCGCGATCGGCGCCCACTCGGCGCTCACCTCGTCGGGCACGTCGAACAGGGCGATGTCGACGCCGTCGAAGACCTCGGGCTCCAGCAGCCGGACGGTGACGTCCTCACCGCGGACCTTCAGCACCTTGCCCGCCGAGCGGGCCGAGGCGACGAGCCGGATCTCCGACCACGGCACGGTCTCGCGCGCGTCGATGATCTCGATCATCGTGGAACCCACCGCGCCGGTGGCACCCACGATCGCCAGAACGGTCATCGCCCGGTCCCCGCGTGCACGACGGCCTGCTCGCTGCCGCCGAGGTCGAACGCCTTGTGCAGGGCCTGCACCGCGTCGTCGAGCTGGTCGACCCGGCAGATCACCGAGATCCGGATCTCCGAGGTGTTCATCGTCTCGATGTTGACGCCGGCCTCGGACAGCGCCTCGCAGAAGGTGGCGGTGACGCCCGGGTGGTTGCGCATCCCGGCGCCCACCAGCGACACCTTGCCGACCTCCTCGTCGTGCAGGATCTCGGCGAACCCGATCTCCGGCTGCACCGCGGTGAGCGCGGCGACCGCACGGGCGCCGTCGGTGCGCGGCAGCGAGAAGGTGATGTCGGTGAGCCGGTCGGAGGTGCGGCTGACGTTCTGCAGCACCATGTCGATGTTGATGTCGGCGTCGGCGACGGTCCGGAAGATCCGCGCCGCCATGCCGGGGTTGTCCGGCACGTCGGTCACGGTGATCTTCGCTTCGGAC
This sequence is a window from Pseudonocardia petroleophila. Protein-coding genes within it:
- a CDS encoding endonuclease/exonuclease/phosphatase family protein, coding for MIPAPAAPARPTRSVPRRVAVLAASAAVTLGAALLLVPDLAGLDVRTPFAQLVAFRPALLAVTAALLAVPLTVLLVTRRALPLVVGVLAVLLLAAGTLPARAVATTPTGDGPVLTVLAVNVYEGRADVEQVAALIAAEQPDLVSVPEAGPRFRALLAPLVEPLGYRSYGSTESGPDVSGVSALAAARLGDLTAGVDDGTPEPSVVLTGGALGELRFVAFHSAAPTPRGLPQWVADQAHVATWCAGPTPAVVAGDFNAGLDHSPFRAGTAGCGDAAEQAGAGLVGTWPSGVPRPIGTQIDHVVATDGITAESFTVHDVAGSDHRAVVARLRLPGPGVSG
- a CDS encoding aspartate-semialdehyde dehydrogenase; this translates as MTVLAIVGATGAVGSTMIEIIDARETVPWSEIRLVASARSAGKVLKVRGEDVTVRLLEPEVFDGVDIALFDVPDEVSAEWAPIAASRGAVAVDNSGAFRMDPEVPLVVPEVNADEAANRPKGIIANPNCTTLSMMAAMGALHREFGLTALVVSSYQAASGAGQGGIDRLQAEIAAVAGKDVGSRSGDVAEALAEAGLGTDSPFPAPLVLNVVPWAGSLKDDGWSSEELKVRNESRKILGIPDLKVSATCVRVPVITTHALAVHATFSREVTVDAAHKVLGAQPTIVLRDDPAAGEWPTPADAVGGDPTVVGRIRQALDFPDTLELFVCGDNLRKGAALNTYEIAETVAGTL